One window of Futiania mangrovi genomic DNA carries:
- a CDS encoding NAD-glutamate dehydrogenase yields MYRNDADRIREKLDQLRALAETRVTGKDRADFLAFVEQVFANAPVDDVTEPGTEELYGATLSLWRLAERRAPDEPRVRFYNPRIEEHGWESGHSVLEIVNDDMPFLVDSVTHHLTDRGLGIHAILHPIFRVRRGKDGRRLGPGEPGGVEHAESVMQIQVDQIGDPSRIAEIETAIRSVLADVRMAVRDWPDMTARLREAARDLEAATPKDADRAAVEESVAFLDWLADNHFTILGWRDYRLGGKGKPVTPVEGSGLGLMRDPGYNILRDADGNFVDWAPEADAFIADTSPLLILKANRRSTVHRTTHLDYIGIKVYSREGKVTGERRLVGLFTAAVYNRSPFSIPLLRRKIANVIARAGLNPDSHDGKALANVLENFPRDELFQVPEELLLETALGALHLETRPRTKVFVRPDRFGRFMSALVFFPRERFNTDLRIHVGKLLAEAYDGRVSSYYPAYGDGPLARVHYIIATRPGAVPEVDVAALNEQVRAATRLWTDDLHDVLVERLGEDAGNRLFDRYGHGFPAHYREDYPAAVAIADIETMERLAGPADVGLKFYRRLEDDGSIVRLKLYHLGAPLPLSDCLPVLENMGLRVMEERPYEVGHAGGCVYIHDFSMLPRESEEVDLAALREKLEATFAGVWAGQLDDDRFNRLVLRAGIDPADINVLRAYAKFLRQTNIPFSQAYMEDALAAHPVIARTLVALFHARFDPSLGTAADKRRAESDRLAAEIEAQLDAVSSLDEDRIVRRFRNAILSTLRTNAWQKGPDGQTRPYLSLKFDSGQLEDLPLPRPWREIFVYSRAVEGVHLRGGPVARGGLRWSDRKEDYRTEILGLVKAQIVKNAVIVPVGAKGGFLPKALPVGAGREETVAAAIEAYKTFISALLDITDNLRGEEVVPPKDVVRFDDDDPYLVVAADKGTATFSDIANGVAREYGFWLDDAFASGGSQGYDHKKMGITARGAWEAVKRHFREMGHDTQAEAFTVAGVGDMSGDVFGNGMLLSDRIRLVAAFDHRDIFIDPDPDPAASFAERQRLFALPRSSWADYDGKLVSKGGGVYSRGLKSVPLSTEARALLGIRSEKPAPQEVMQAILRADVDLLWFGGIGTYIKARSESHADVGDRANDAIRVDAEGVRAKVIGEGANLGLTQRGRIAFALKGGRINTDAVDNSAGVDCSDHEVNIKIALGRVVEAGDMTEKQRNLLLADMTDEVADLVLATNYDQTLAISMAEARAPRRLDVHARLMRTLEREGRLDREVEMLPNEEALHDRANGGRGLTRPEIAVLMAYAKIQLFDELCASDAPDDEALVRYLLDYMPAPLRSTYRDAVLSHRLRREIIATVLGNAMVNEGGITFVHRLKEEAGATTGEIARAFVVAREVFGLPQLAAGVNALDTKADAGAQIRAHLAIADSLTIQTLWQLQHGRTREPVADATAFFKDDVAAIAEALPGMLSEFGRGALAVRVEPLVAGGLPEALAQRICGLEFLGGACDVVRVARRQQRDVSDVAATYFAAGARLGLDWLRASARDIDVSDHWERIALGRLVADVRAHQSALAARSLEAAKGKAGVAAVEAWASANPEVVDRAERLVEELRTAGSLTLAKIAVAASQLRTLIAN; encoded by the coding sequence ATGTATCGCAACGACGCAGACCGCATCCGCGAGAAGCTGGACCAGCTTCGGGCGCTCGCAGAAACCCGTGTGACCGGCAAGGACCGCGCCGATTTCCTCGCCTTCGTGGAGCAGGTGTTCGCCAATGCTCCCGTCGACGACGTGACAGAGCCGGGCACCGAGGAACTCTATGGTGCAACCCTGTCGTTGTGGCGGCTGGCGGAGCGGCGCGCACCCGACGAGCCGCGCGTGCGCTTCTACAATCCCCGGATCGAGGAGCACGGCTGGGAAAGCGGGCACAGCGTGCTGGAGATCGTCAACGACGACATGCCCTTCCTCGTCGATTCGGTAACGCATCACCTGACCGACCGCGGGCTGGGGATCCACGCGATCCTTCACCCGATCTTCCGTGTCCGGCGCGGCAAGGACGGCCGCAGGCTCGGGCCGGGCGAACCGGGCGGCGTCGAGCATGCCGAGTCGGTGATGCAGATCCAGGTGGACCAGATCGGCGATCCGTCACGCATCGCAGAGATCGAGACGGCGATCCGTTCGGTGCTCGCCGATGTGCGCATGGCCGTGCGCGACTGGCCGGACATGACCGCACGCCTGCGCGAAGCCGCACGCGATCTCGAGGCAGCCACGCCGAAGGATGCCGATCGTGCCGCGGTCGAGGAATCCGTGGCCTTCCTCGACTGGCTTGCCGACAACCACTTCACGATCCTTGGCTGGCGCGACTACCGGCTGGGCGGCAAGGGCAAGCCGGTCACGCCGGTCGAGGGATCCGGACTCGGGCTTATGCGCGATCCCGGCTACAACATCCTGCGCGATGCGGACGGCAATTTCGTGGATTGGGCACCCGAGGCGGATGCCTTCATCGCGGACACCTCTCCCCTGCTGATCCTCAAGGCGAACCGCCGCTCGACGGTGCACCGCACGACCCATCTCGACTACATCGGGATCAAGGTCTACAGCCGCGAGGGCAAGGTGACGGGCGAGCGCAGGCTGGTGGGCCTGTTCACCGCCGCGGTCTATAACCGCAGCCCGTTCTCCATCCCGCTGCTGCGGCGGAAGATCGCCAATGTCATCGCGCGCGCCGGCCTGAACCCGGACAGCCACGACGGCAAGGCGCTGGCGAACGTGCTTGAGAACTTCCCGCGCGACGAGCTTTTCCAGGTGCCGGAGGAGCTTTTGCTCGAGACGGCGCTGGGCGCGCTGCACCTCGAGACGCGGCCGCGCACCAAGGTGTTCGTCCGGCCCGACCGGTTCGGCCGGTTCATGTCCGCGCTCGTCTTCTTCCCGCGCGAACGCTTCAATACCGATCTGCGCATCCATGTCGGCAAGCTGCTGGCAGAGGCCTATGACGGCCGGGTGTCGTCCTACTACCCCGCCTATGGGGACGGGCCGCTGGCGCGCGTGCACTACATCATCGCGACCCGGCCTGGCGCGGTGCCGGAGGTCGATGTCGCGGCGCTGAACGAGCAGGTGCGCGCCGCCACCCGCCTCTGGACCGACGATCTGCACGACGTCCTGGTCGAGCGGCTGGGGGAGGATGCGGGCAACCGCCTGTTCGACCGGTATGGCCACGGCTTCCCGGCGCACTACCGGGAGGATTATCCCGCCGCGGTCGCCATTGCCGACATCGAGACGATGGAACGCCTTGCGGGGCCCGCCGACGTCGGCCTGAAGTTCTACCGGCGCCTTGAGGACGACGGATCGATCGTGCGGCTTAAGCTCTATCACCTCGGCGCGCCCTTGCCGCTTTCGGACTGCCTGCCCGTTCTCGAGAACATGGGGCTGCGCGTGATGGAGGAGCGGCCCTACGAGGTGGGTCATGCCGGTGGGTGTGTCTACATCCACGACTTCTCGATGCTGCCGCGAGAGAGCGAGGAGGTGGACCTCGCCGCGCTTCGGGAGAAGCTGGAGGCGACCTTCGCAGGGGTTTGGGCGGGCCAGCTCGACGACGACCGCTTCAACCGGCTCGTGCTGCGGGCCGGGATCGACCCTGCCGACATCAACGTGCTCAGGGCCTACGCGAAGTTCCTGCGCCAGACGAACATCCCGTTCAGCCAGGCCTACATGGAAGATGCGCTCGCCGCGCACCCGGTGATCGCGCGTACGCTGGTCGCGCTGTTCCATGCGCGTTTCGACCCCTCGCTCGGCACAGCGGCGGACAAACGCCGGGCCGAAAGCGACCGCCTTGCGGCCGAGATCGAGGCGCAGCTCGACGCGGTTTCATCGCTCGACGAGGACCGGATCGTGCGCCGCTTCCGCAACGCGATCCTGTCCACCTTGCGGACCAACGCCTGGCAAAAGGGGCCGGACGGTCAGACCAGGCCCTACCTGTCGCTCAAGTTCGATTCCGGGCAACTCGAGGATCTGCCCCTGCCGCGGCCGTGGCGCGAGATCTTCGTCTATTCCCGCGCGGTCGAGGGTGTTCACCTGCGTGGCGGTCCCGTCGCGCGCGGCGGCCTGCGCTGGTCCGACCGGAAGGAGGACTACCGCACCGAGATACTCGGTCTCGTCAAGGCGCAGATCGTGAAGAACGCGGTCATCGTTCCGGTCGGCGCGAAGGGTGGCTTCCTGCCGAAGGCGCTGCCGGTGGGTGCGGGGCGGGAGGAGACGGTCGCGGCCGCGATCGAGGCCTACAAGACCTTCATTTCCGCGCTGCTCGACATCACGGACAATCTGCGCGGCGAGGAGGTGGTACCGCCGAAGGATGTAGTGCGCTTCGACGATGACGACCCGTATCTCGTGGTCGCCGCCGACAAGGGCACGGCGACCTTCTCCGACATCGCGAACGGAGTGGCGCGGGAGTATGGCTTCTGGCTCGACGATGCCTTCGCGAGCGGTGGCAGCCAGGGGTACGACCACAAGAAGATGGGTATTACCGCCCGCGGTGCGTGGGAGGCGGTGAAGCGGCACTTCCGCGAGATGGGCCACGATACGCAAGCCGAGGCCTTCACTGTGGCGGGCGTGGGCGACATGTCCGGCGACGTGTTCGGCAACGGCATGCTGCTCTCGGACAGGATCCGTCTCGTTGCCGCCTTCGATCACCGCGACATCTTCATCGATCCCGATCCGGATCCGGCGGCAAGCTTTGCCGAGCGCCAGCGGCTCTTCGCCCTGCCGCGGTCGTCCTGGGCGGATTACGACGGCAAGCTCGTCTCGAAGGGCGGCGGCGTCTATTCGCGCGGGCTGAAGTCTGTCCCGCTGTCGACCGAGGCGCGCGCGCTCCTTGGCATCCGTTCGGAGAAGCCCGCGCCGCAAGAGGTCATGCAGGCGATCCTGCGCGCCGATGTGGACCTTCTCTGGTTCGGTGGCATCGGGACTTACATCAAGGCGCGGAGCGAGAGCCACGCCGATGTCGGCGACCGCGCGAACGACGCGATTCGCGTCGATGCGGAAGGTGTTCGGGCCAAGGTGATCGGCGAGGGGGCCAACCTCGGCCTGACCCAGCGCGGTCGGATCGCCTTCGCGCTGAAGGGCGGCCGCATCAATACCGACGCTGTCGACAATTCCGCGGGCGTCGACTGCTCCGACCACGAGGTGAACATCAAGATCGCACTCGGCCGCGTGGTCGAGGCGGGCGACATGACCGAAAAGCAGCGCAACCTGCTGCTCGCGGACATGACGGACGAGGTGGCGGACCTCGTGCTTGCCACCAACTACGACCAGACGCTGGCCATCTCGATGGCGGAGGCGCGCGCACCCCGCCGCCTCGACGTGCACGCGCGCCTGATGCGGACGCTGGAGCGGGAGGGCCGCCTCGACCGCGAGGTCGAGATGCTGCCCAACGAAGAGGCGCTGCACGACCGGGCCAATGGCGGACGCGGTCTGACCCGGCCGGAAATCGCCGTGCTCATGGCCTATGCGAAGATCCAGCTTTTCGACGAGTTGTGCGCGTCGGACGCCCCGGACGACGAGGCGCTTGTCCGCTATCTCCTCGACTACATGCCGGCGCCCTTGCGCTCGACATACCGGGACGCGGTGCTTTCGCACCGTCTGCGGCGCGAGATCATCGCCACGGTGCTCGGCAACGCGATGGTCAACGAGGGCGGGATCACCTTCGTCCACCGCCTGAAGGAGGAAGCGGGTGCCACGACGGGCGAGATCGCCCGCGCCTTCGTGGTCGCGCGCGAGGTGTTCGGTCTGCCGCAGCTTGCCGCGGGGGTGAACGCGCTCGACACGAAGGCCGATGCAGGCGCGCAGATCCGTGCGCACCTCGCGATTGCCGACAGCCTGACGATACAGACCCTGTGGCAGTTGCAGCACGGCCGCACGCGGGAGCCGGTGGCGGATGCGACCGCCTTCTTCAAGGACGATGTCGCGGCGATCGCGGAGGCCCTTCCGGGAATGCTCTCCGAGTTCGGGCGCGGTGCGCTTGCCGTGCGGGTGGAGCCGCTCGTCGCGGGCGGCCTGCCCGAGGCGCTGGCCCAGCGGATCTGCGGACTGGAGTTCCTGGGCGGTGCCTGTGACGTGGTGCGCGTCGCCCGTCGACAGCAGCGGGATGTGTCCGACGTCGCCGCGACCTATTTCGCGGCAGGTGCGCGGCTCGGCCTTGACTGGCTGCGGGCCAGTGCGCGCGACATCGACGTCTCGGACCATTGGGAGCGGATCGCCCTCGGCCGGCTGGTCGCCGATGTGCGCGCGCACCAATCCGCGCTGGCGGCCCGTTCGCTGGAAGCGGCAAAGGGCAAGGCCGGTGTCGCTGCGGTCGAAGCCTGGGCTTCTGCGAATCCGGAAGTCGTGGACCGGGCCGAGCGCCTGGTGGAGGAGCTGCGGACCGCAGGCAGCCTCACGCTGGCCAAGATCGCGGTTGCAGCCAGTCAACTGAGGACGCTGATCGCGAACTAG